The following nucleotide sequence is from Vanessa cardui chromosome 19, ilVanCard2.1, whole genome shotgun sequence.
gTGTGTGAAATACACCTGTATGTGTGTTTTCGTGTAAATTCACACGTTGCTTATGCTATGTTAAATGATATTGGAACGCTTtaccaaactcaaactcaaatttctttattcaatatagaagcattatacttattgattgtcaaatgaAATACTATCAACGATTCGGAAATTAAAATACCCAGAGctaagaaccggcgaaagaaactcagcgggtctttttttctatcaatcatattttttacaaatattcaatatgCATAGAAGTATCCAGGAGGAGGTTTTATTTCCAAGATGTGCTATCTATATCTaatcatatatatgtaagtatacacggtacatataccgcaatataataaataaatatgagacaacatcacatacattactctgatcccaatgtcagtagctaaagtacttgttttatggaaaatcagaagtaaggacggtaccacaaacacccagacccaagacaacttagaaaactactgataatctacattgattcgccgggaatcgaatcctggacctcggagtggcgtacccatgaaaaccggtgtacacaccactcgaccacggaggtcgtgtaataaaattttctaaaatttttgtcagtctgtctctgtttgtttgttccaactattatctggaacggctggaccgattttgacggatgattggcgggttcaaacccaggcaagcaccactgagtttttatgtgcttaatttgtgtttatcatctcgaacggtgaaagaaaacatcgtgagcaataTGCATGTGTCTGGTTTCAAcgaaatttgccacatgtgaatctatCATACCGCACCaaccttctcctgaaagagagaggagaccttagccctgCATTTGAAAACCTACAGGCTGttacgacaacaacaacagcctgtaaattcccactgctgggctaaaggcctcctgcCCCTTTGAGGActaggcttggaacatattccagcacgctgttccaatgcgggtttttaTGAGTTTCTATGTAGCATCTATATATCCTTCACCACCGAttcatgagatgaattatatcactcaataataatcaataaacacaaattaaatgattcttgcctggatttgaacccgcaatcatcggttaagatgcacgcgtcctaacctgggccatctctactcaCTCAACGACTGTTACTACATCTATAAAAACTATTGGCTATATAATACTAAGGCTTAAAGAGTTTTCATATACCAGTacttttttgacatatttataaagttataactaatttttcttaaaaaatattttggcatTCTttctttttgattaaaaaagaactgtaatttttattgttttatatattatatacattaatctgaatcataaatactaaaattcaatatatatacatttttacgtattcattattaatttattacatgcaCGCATGTTACTCCCACTAATTCTTCTTTGTTCTGCGAACgaacaaataattaatgaatctATAATTGATACAAAATAACGCAAATAGCGGTAATTAAAACGCTACGTTGAATTTATTCATACGCATAAAGGAGGTTACATATCGAAATTTTATAATCTCTGAAACGGACTTGCAAATTATGTTGTGTATAATTCATGTTGTGTattcaactttaaataaatatttaatatcgttTCACTAGTATTATCTAGCaactttgtatttgtaattaataatatcctttttttCTCACTGGATAAATGCTTTACGCGTCTCCCTCATGTGAAACACTTCACTCGTCGTTGCTCAGGACACaacggaatacccactaaaaaaccagcggtatcctCTCCGTCTTTTCAGTGGGCTCCACAGGATCGCTTTCACATACtattgtgacgtcataatgtAATTACTATATCCTGATTAATGTCGGCTGCGGTGACTTTTTAATTGTGACTTGAATTGGCCAAATACTTTGAGAATATAATAAAGCATTTCTGGAATAGAAGATCAATCTCTATTTCTTTCTGTGCGTTACCTTCATGGTTGATCGGTAATTGGGAACGGAACGCTTTATTATAATGCACAAGTTTTTGTGGAAGCATATAAGGGCGATTTCTTTCTCTGCCTAAGCCTTACCTTCACGGAGTTACGTCAATTTGTCTATTCAGTGATtcaaaccaatttataattaacattatgaaatgtatcatttttaaaccatatatgtatgtacatatatccataaatattatactgctgGACAAATAATTGTTAAAGAGGCCGCCACTTGGATTTCTTCTctctttttttacaaaataacgaTGATGTGACACTTCTCAATAGGTTTAGTCTTTGGTCAGCACTATCGTATGCAGATTTTTACTTGAAGTTTTTATAGaagttcatatttttttcattttgtaactCACATCTTCTTGAGAATGCTTCCCACTTTTTCATACGCAGACGGAAAGATAGAAGATAGATGGCAGAGAGTGACAGATATCTATACATATTGTATTAgtatttgtattcatttaacACAGACATAATCCTGCTTACAATTGCTTATAGAACATATAACATACACTCTGCTTATTTACTGATCGATTTGtccatattttaatatgttcgGATCCAACGATGCGTAAGGCgtcataattgaaaataatccCAGTTTTAAATCGTAAATTGAAAACCAAAAGCTCTGACGGCGAGCGAGTGTATTCATAACGATAACTTCGtttgatatttcatttaatttctataataaacgCTCGTCCGGCCTTTGGGAGATATACAATAATTGGTAAAAACTAAACTTTCTCTGATCATCTATTACTTAGTATAGATgagtttatttacaaacataaatgtttaatcataaaatgagattttttttaatattcgagaATGAATGTATTCCTGTTTGGTAAATGGGTAATCTTATGTTAAATGGTCATCAACGCCCATAGGTATGGGCATTGTAGGAaataactatcccttacatcacGAATGTGCCAACGATCTTGGGAAGTAAATGCTCTTTGATGATCCTTGTGGCTGTTACATTGGCTCTGGACCGGAACAGAACAATTCTAGATGTGTTGTCTTTAATCTCTATAAttctgaatttattaaatttgaacaagaaattatatgataaattagTGGATACTAAGTATTGTGACAAAACAGACCAATTTTGACAATAAATTacgatatacaaatatttgcttttattaaaaatacttgttAGTCGAATTTGATACATTATTGAACTATTTTACCTTTACCTTGACTTGTAAGTGTCTCAAACTTTGCTATTGATAGCAGATCAACCGATAGGTCTAAAATTTGGTTTATATCGTAAGGATTAAAAAATAGTGTACATTTTGTCCAAATCCTGTAATGTTCAATACTTGTGACATCATTGAAACTGTacatagttaataattaaaaaaacttaaactattttttatttatccccTTTGAAGTTTTATATAGAAATGACAGATACTGTCATGAGAAATGACGTAAAAGATTTCGCTTTcctttatgtttatttacagGAAATGATTACAAATTCACCGTACATAACTACATCGCGCGTTCCTTGTCACGTGCGCCAAAGGggtatatttttatggaatacgtAATTCTGTTTGACTTCATACGCGGTGTCCATATTTGCCGAAGACTTCACGTCCCACATGCAAAGAGCATGAACTATTTCCAATAACTTCGGGATGTACGAACAATGTGTCCGGTTTTAAAGATGACTGTAGTATGATGACTGTGACTGTACTGTGTATTCGAGTGTTTAAAGGAATACCTAATAAACCTAATGCATTTTTATTCTTGAGTCTACATAAACATAAGTATTCATAGATTAATTGCGAACAATCCTCAATGGAATAAAAGTTGTATCAACTTCAGGATTCGAGCTTAACTAAAGACATTTATCAAATGTAATGATAAAACGAAACCCAAATTTATTTAGcaaacctttaaaattatgaaaaatgctTAGATGTTTAATAGCGACGTGACTTAGATTTGTCAGGCAATGGAAACGTGCTCGTCTATAACGAAACAGTTCTTAGCAAATAGAGGGAGACATCGACTGATAGAAAAATTTCTCGAGAGCCTTTCACCTACGACCGACAGACTGCTCGTTTAATAGTCCACGACTTGCGTCATAAAGTTTTAACGCGAAAAGTATAAGcacagttatttattatttatttaacatttaaattagatTGCATAGACTCCTATGTtaccttacttacttactttaaaattacCTTAAAAATACTGGTAGTACTGTTGCGCTAAATATTGCGTATAACACTTCtaaaacaatacattcaaataaaatatttgttttgaaatgatctactataaaaattaaattaaaaaataatgcgaATTTCTTAAAAACTATTTCTTCATTTAGACCACACTTTATTCGCAACGCTATGCGAATCATTCtctattgttatttgttttgaatttctTGTTTATTGTCGTCAGAAGATGAAGTTGTTTAAATGTTTTGCTGtttaaacttaagaaatatgaCGATCACATCATTTAGTGTTTCAATACGACGTGCTGAGATAGtgtgaaaatgtatttatatttgaaaattggtTATTTTGTCAAGTTATTTTTTCTCATTACATTCTTGGGTTTATTCACATATACTATATTGACATTTTACACGTTCCAAACGGCATATTCCAATATGTCACAATTGGAACTGAATCAGGATAAAATTGAAATCTTTTCGAATCCTGAAGTAAAACAGCAAGATATAAGAACAGACAAATTTAAGAATCTGAAGTACGTATTATTGTGGACTAGTTATAACAATAACACTGAAAATATAATTGGTGAAGGGCAGACTCCATTTTTTGAGAACAGATGCACTTATACCAATTGCTTTTTGACTGGTGACAAGTATCTGCTAAACGAAGACTATACTAAATTTGACGCGGTAATTTTTGATGTTCATCAACTGCAAGTCTGGGATGTAAAAAACTTACCCATATCTAGATCTCTTCAccagaaatatatattctatggaAAAGTATCATCCGAAGATTTTCCAATATGCAGTGCTTATtctaataagtattttaactGGACCTGGTCCTATAAACTAGATTCGGATATTGTCAGTCCATTTATTGAAGTAAGAGATTTTGATGGTAATGTTGTAGCTCCTAAACTAAACGTTAATTGGGAGCCTAAAATGTCAGTCATATCAGAAGCTGTAAAAGAAcagttaaaacaaaagaaaaaagcaaTAGcttggataaataaaaaatgtcaatcAAGAGATAATAGGATGGTATTTGCGAAACGTTTACAGATTGCCTTTAAACAGAGCTCATTAGACTTTGACATATACGGCTGTGGAAAATTAGTTTGCTCAAGAAAATCATGCTTAGAAACAATTAAacgagattattatttttatttttcacctgAAGATAGTAATATGGATGATTATGTATCGGCAGGGGTATTAACTGCGTATGATCAATTTGCAGTACCGATTGTCTATGGAGGAGCAAATTACAGCaagtaagaatataatatataactttacttTGTGGTGTTTTGGGAGGTATATCTGGTGTGGGGTATTTATTAGGgagtaagctagtgtaactacgggtacaacggacataacatcttcatCATTGGTTCGCAAGGATCATCATCCTTGCACCATCGTGCAATAGCGTTGTTAggaaagtttattattattatattttctattacaaCAATGTCCAACAGCAATTGGCGACAGCAAGCACTCATCAGCTGGTGACTCATTTGCCCGACCTCCAGTCATGaaaaaatttgtttttccaCATTTAAGTGGGAGATGGATGACCTTATTATCATTGGTTATCTAAAACAGTAAACTGGCATTAT
It contains:
- the LOC124537926 gene encoding alpha-(1,3)-fucosyltransferase C-like, whose protein sequence is MYLYLKIGYFVKLFFLITFLGLFTYTILTFYTFQTAYSNMSQLELNQDKIEIFSNPEVKQQDIRTDKFKNLKYVLLWTSYNNNTENIIGEGQTPFFENRCTYTNCFLTGDKYLLNEDYTKFDAVIFDVHQLQVWDVKNLPISRSLHQKYIFYGKVSSEDFPICSAYSNKYFNWTWSYKLDSDIVSPFIEVRDFDGNVVAPKLNVNWEPKMSVISEAVKEQLKQKKKAIAWINKKCQSRDNRMVFAKRLQIAFKQSSLDFDIYGCGKLVCSRKSCLETIKRDYYFYFSPEDSNMDDYVSAGVLTAYDQFAVPIVYGGANYSKFLPEASYINAGTTSIDKLVALVEYIIRNPNIYYNFHRWRNHYVISETEKFNGICEVCEYLNDLSKFGVVSIKSNFRRWWYTRPLFERCFPKSHDRPDVLSYVNNSRRTLH